The following proteins are co-located in the Besnoitia besnoiti strain Bb-Ger1 chromosome Unknown contig00007, whole genome shotgun sequence genome:
- a CDS encoding uncharacterized protein (encoded by transcript BESB_075570) — translation MSSLRERQADQSHLLLGRSRAERLLDGIYQRQKKHLLQQRRRAAAEAAWRIVLPDEKRRRLALPERATPDRESTQQAVTKPSGQAASQKGPLASEPKSVEDAVATLQRHMWKRAKFGKTVKLLQQLWQSHFSPATKRCLFAGLLTAASTDTCVSAAEGRAEIQAFFRDAVEPLLQKDKQKKEDLECLLEGVRTERRRAREAVLRAQLEAALHGRKTETESERTRGGRGGHRDAGREATVAAVAEAAAALAVDHEDRKRTLLTSQDTGSAAAGGLGEEPGEAEGADADGETLEVTLSDAERELLEILQLRCKTHLLLFTDDPFQFNQQIAELRRAVDAIVEGVQAAIEAGEVEEDAAAEDEGDATPDDKENHATSDTGASDIPDGSLLAEAPRAAVSDISPSRPRETSCPSGAQPKPDPEKHSTATENASAEAVSVSPRNRQEETQKEGTPAQPELAPPAAPEEGDGGESHGSSTSGSKTKGEKEDSDDGEAGEEMLQESPEVKWPLPLRKYELLNLMRCFFMDCLATIFSYRGLSWARASIEQLFQHVYLHRSSFSESDQDQISLWQAQLKVPHKTATKITALGIGEAAHPVQDGRDERISTVHGSVVWSAKQMGC, via the exons atgtcgtctctgcgcgagcgTCAGGCAGATCAATCTCATCTGCTCCTcggccgctctcgcgcggagcGCTTGCTCGACGGCATTTAccagagacagaagaagcaCTTGCTTCaacagcgacgccgagctgcagcggaagCTGCCTGGCGTATTGTTCTCCCCGACGAGAAACGGCGTCGCCTTGCGCTGCCGGAAAGGGCGACGCCAGACCGTGAGTCCACTCAGCAGGCCGTGACAAAGCCCTCTGGTCAGGCTGCTTCACAGAAAGGGCCTTTAGCGTCGGAGCCGAAAAGCGTCGAGGACGCTGTCGCGACTTTGCAGCGCCACATGTGGAAGAGGGCCAAGTTTGGGAAGACCGTGAAACTGCTCCAGCAGCTGTGGCAGTCGCATTTCTCTCCCGCGACGAAGCGCTGTTTGTTCGCCGGGCTCCTGACGGCTGCATCCACCGACACGTGTGTGAGTGCCGCTGAAGGCAGGGCGGAAATCCAGGCCTTTTTCCGGGACGCGGTCGAACCCCTTCTGCAGAAAGacaagcagaagaaagaggacCTAGAGTGTCTCTTAGAAGGAGTCCGGAcggagcggaggagagcgcgcgaagcagtTCTCCGCGCGCAACTCGAGGCCGCATTGCACGGTCGGAAAACGGAaacagagagcgagcgaaCGCGTGGTGGTAGAGGCGGCCACAGAGACGCTGGGAGGGAAGCGACAGTCGCCGCTGTGGCtgaagcggcagcagctctcgCGGTAGATCACGAAGATCGCAAGCGGACACTCCTGACGAGCCAGGATACCGgatccgcggcggccgggggCCTGGGAGAGGAgccgggagaggcagagggagCAGACGCGGACGGAGAGACGCTTGAAGTGACCTTGTCGGACGCGGAGCGAGAACTCCTCGAAATCCTTCAGTTGAGATGCAAAACGCATCTGCTTCTGTTTACGGACGATCCCTTCCAGTTCAACCAGCAAATCGCTGAGTTGCGACGGGCAGTCGACGCGATCGTAGAAGGAGTACAGGCAGCGATAGAAGCAGGGGAAGTAGAAGAGGATGCAGCGGCAGAGGACGAGGGAGATGCAACACCCGATGATAAAGAAAATCATGCGACTAGCGACACCGGTGCCTCAGACATACCTGACGGCAGCCTTCTTGCAGAGGCCCCTCGTGCCGCTGTGTCAGACATTTCCccgtcgaggccgcgcgagacttCTTGCCCTTCCGGCGCACAGCCGAAGCCGGACCCCGAAAAGCATTCGACGGCAACAGAGAATGCCTCCGCTGAGGCAGTCAGCGTGTCGCCGCGGAACAGACAGGAAGAAACTCAGAAAGAAGGCACGCCGGCTCAGCCTGAgctggcgccgccagccgcacctgaggaaggagacggcggagagagccACGGCAGCTCGACGTCGGGTTCGAAGacgaagggagagaaggaagacagtgacgacggcgaggcgggcgaggagatgCTGCAGGAATCTCCTGAGGTCAAATGGCCCCTGCCGCTTAG GAAGTATGAGCTGCTGAATTTAATGCGTTGTTTCTTCATGGACTGCCTCGCGACCATCTTCTCGTACCGCGGT CTGTCCTGGGCGCGCGCATCGATTGAGCAGCTCTTCCAGCATGTGTATCTCCACCG GTCGAGTTTCTCTGAGAGCGATCAAGACCAAATCAGTCTCTGGCAAGCGCAACTCAAGGTTCCGCACAAGACCGCCACCA AAATAACGGCCCTAGGTATTGGTGAAGCCGCACACCCCGTGCAAGACGGACGCGATGAGAGAATTTCTACTGTCCACG GATCCGTCGTGTGGAGTGCAAAGCAGATGGGGTGCTAG